A window of Costertonia aggregata contains these coding sequences:
- a CDS encoding zinc-binding dehydrogenase, whose amino-acid sequence MQNKQLIISQFSGSLQEATEIIERPISKLGDHEILIQNKFIGINALYDRELYRGRVPYINVQFPYVFGVEAVGEIVAVGNFVRHVQIGQAVSTVKVGTAYQEYQIISEEEAIKIPEATAEYLALNPTGVSGYLALKNTAELKEGETIVVSAASGGLGHIVVQLAKRKNCHVVAICGKPEKVALLKSLNVCDRIINYREENIVEVLSKEYANIIDVGFDSVGTYMFDAFLANLAPLGRLVVSGLATELSAPQFEQISASRVYENIYWKGASVRCFMNHLFREQQQEGREFLFDLYQKGELQVKVDPTSFEGIESIVHASEYLLAGKSCGKVIVKL is encoded by the coding sequence ATGCAGAACAAACAACTGATTATTTCCCAATTTTCAGGTTCCTTGCAGGAAGCCACTGAAATTATCGAACGCCCTATTTCTAAATTGGGAGATCATGAGATATTGATCCAGAATAAGTTCATCGGAATCAATGCACTTTACGATAGAGAATTATACCGGGGCAGAGTGCCGTACATCAATGTACAATTCCCATATGTTTTTGGAGTGGAAGCGGTGGGCGAGATAGTCGCCGTTGGAAATTTTGTTCGCCATGTACAAATCGGTCAAGCGGTTTCTACTGTTAAAGTAGGTACGGCGTATCAGGAGTATCAAATTATTTCAGAGGAGGAAGCAATTAAAATTCCGGAAGCTACAGCGGAATATCTCGCCTTGAACCCAACGGGAGTTTCAGGCTACTTAGCACTTAAAAATACTGCCGAATTAAAAGAAGGTGAAACTATCGTAGTTTCAGCGGCATCAGGTGGACTAGGCCATATTGTAGTGCAGTTGGCCAAAAGGAAAAACTGCCATGTGGTCGCGATTTGTGGAAAACCGGAAAAAGTAGCTTTACTCAAAAGCTTGAATGTCTGCGACCGGATTATCAATTATCGCGAAGAAAATATCGTAGAAGTTTTAAGTAAGGAATACGCCAACATAATAGATGTTGGTTTTGACTCTGTGGGCACCTATATGTTCGATGCCTTTTTGGCGAATTTAGCCCCTCTCGGTCGCTTGGTCGTCAGCGGATTGGCCACCGAACTTTCAGCACCTCAATTTGAACAGATCTCAGCATCGAGAGTTTACGAAAACATCTATTGGAAAGGGGCCTCGGTACGCTGTTTTATGAATCACCTATTTCGGGAACAACAACAAGAAGGCCGCGAGTTCTTATTCGATTTATATCAAAAAGGAGAGTTACAAGTAAAAGTCGACCCTACCTCATTTGAGGGAATAGAATCTATAGTACATGCCTCCGAATATTTATTGGCGGGGAAAAGTTGTGGTAAGGTAATCGTAAAGTTATAA
- a CDS encoding MFS transporter: protein MKNSNNTRWWIAGTIFLATTINYIDRQALSVAAPVIRKDLGLSNEQYGWIVSAFLLAYAIMQMVSGRLIDVLGTKKGFSIAVIWWSIANMLHAFGKGMLSLGAFRFLLGIGEAGNYPAAMKAISEWFPKKERTKAVGILNMGPGLGAIIAPPLMAWLITDFGWKMAFVITGAIGFFWLILWRWVYYGPENHPRISKEELALIQKEQETEAQDQKLPWLHYFKYREVWGLALSRFISDGAFYFFVFWLPSWLADIKGFSLMEIGMFAWIPFLLSDVGSFVGGWTGSKLMTKGMSLNASRKWIIWIGAVLVIPVLGCLYIKSPYWAIALISFSLFATQFKQASLFTLPIDLFGRKDAASVWGISGSAGSFGAMLFTPLTGWLVDTISYSPVFVIVSFLHIISVILVMILIPRIKRVTITDKLKSKT from the coding sequence ATGAAAAACAGCAACAATACACGCTGGTGGATTGCCGGCACTATTTTCTTGGCCACGACCATTAATTATATCGACAGGCAAGCCCTGTCTGTTGCTGCCCCTGTTATTCGAAAAGATTTGGGACTATCAAATGAACAATATGGTTGGATTGTTAGCGCTTTTCTACTTGCTTATGCCATCATGCAAATGGTTTCAGGTCGCTTAATCGATGTACTTGGCACCAAAAAAGGCTTCTCCATTGCCGTAATTTGGTGGTCTATCGCTAATATGCTGCATGCTTTTGGAAAGGGAATGTTAAGCCTAGGCGCATTTCGTTTTCTTTTGGGAATTGGCGAGGCGGGAAACTATCCGGCAGCCATGAAAGCGATATCCGAGTGGTTTCCGAAAAAGGAGCGGACCAAGGCGGTCGGCATTCTTAATATGGGGCCTGGTCTGGGTGCTATCATTGCCCCTCCCCTTATGGCATGGCTGATTACCGATTTTGGTTGGAAGATGGCTTTTGTCATCACCGGGGCTATTGGTTTCTTTTGGCTTATTCTATGGCGATGGGTGTATTACGGACCTGAGAATCATCCTAGGATATCAAAAGAAGAATTGGCCCTGATTCAAAAGGAACAAGAGACGGAAGCCCAAGACCAAAAGTTACCTTGGTTGCACTACTTCAAATATAGAGAGGTTTGGGGATTGGCCTTATCACGTTTTATTTCCGATGGCGCATTTTACTTTTTTGTGTTCTGGCTTCCCTCATGGCTTGCCGATATAAAAGGATTTAGTTTGATGGAAATAGGAATGTTCGCATGGATTCCTTTTCTACTATCGGATGTCGGAAGTTTTGTCGGCGGATGGACCGGCAGTAAGTTGATGACCAAAGGAATGTCATTGAACGCCTCACGAAAATGGATTATTTGGATAGGTGCTGTTTTGGTCATTCCCGTTTTAGGATGCCTTTACATTAAATCGCCTTACTGGGCAATAGCCTTGATCAGTTTTTCATTATTTGCCACACAATTCAAACAAGCCTCCTTATTCACGCTTCCCATTGATTTATTCGGGAGGAAAGATGCAGCTTCGGTATGGGGTATTTCTGGTTCGGCCGGTAGTTTTGGGGCGATGTTATTTACTCCATTAACAGGTTGGTTGGTAGATACCATCTCCTATTCTCCCGTATTCGTAATCGTATCATTTCTGCATATTATCTCTGTAATTCTGGTGATGATTCTTATTCCAAGAATAAAACGTGTTACTATCACGGACAAATTAAAATCCAAGACATGA
- a CDS encoding 3-isopropylmalate dehydratase large subunit codes for MAMTITEKIMARNSGKEHVVPGQLVWTDIHTVMTMDYLGKTCFDKFRSLGKEEVFDKDRVICVSDHLVPPPNQKFATMLNEWREVVKQHDITNFYDLGRQGIAHQIMVEQGHVLPGTISIGTDSHANTYGAVGAMGNAIGVTDAAVAMATGKAWFRVPESVKFNITGKWQPWVMAKDLSLHIMGMMHWNGHLLYKALEFTGPAIDSLGMAGRMTLCNMTVDLGAKNGIIAPDKITERYLRNRTTDAWDFIASDEDAHYDQVYDIDISDLGPTIAMPGKLDDTVPVEKLIGTKFNKAFVGTCTNGRLEDFAAMAEIMKGKQVHRDVNMILVPASQTVYLEALRAGYIETLIMAGAAVDTPSCAACAGIHTGVAGDGDIVLSAGNRNMTGRMGSKKAEIYLTSPTVVAASSIKGEITDPRTFDF; via the coding sequence ATGGCAATGACCATTACAGAAAAGATTATGGCCCGCAATAGCGGAAAAGAGCATGTAGTGCCGGGGCAGTTGGTTTGGACGGACATTCATACCGTAATGACGATGGATTATCTGGGCAAGACTTGTTTTGATAAATTCAGGTCTTTGGGCAAAGAAGAGGTTTTTGATAAAGATCGTGTAATTTGTGTTTCCGATCACCTGGTGCCTCCCCCGAATCAAAAGTTCGCGACCATGTTGAACGAATGGCGCGAAGTCGTAAAACAACATGATATTACCAATTTTTACGATTTGGGAAGACAAGGTATTGCCCATCAGATTATGGTGGAGCAGGGGCATGTTTTACCCGGCACCATAAGCATAGGGACAGACTCACATGCGAACACATACGGTGCTGTGGGGGCAATGGGCAATGCAATAGGCGTTACCGACGCCGCTGTGGCCATGGCCACGGGAAAGGCTTGGTTCAGAGTTCCAGAATCGGTAAAATTCAATATTACTGGAAAATGGCAACCTTGGGTCATGGCAAAGGATTTAAGTCTACACATTATGGGGATGATGCATTGGAACGGCCATTTGCTTTACAAGGCATTGGAGTTTACGGGTCCGGCAATCGATTCGTTGGGCATGGCAGGTAGAATGACCTTATGTAACATGACAGTTGATCTAGGTGCTAAGAATGGAATTATTGCACCCGATAAGATTACCGAAAGATATTTAAGAAACAGGACTACGGATGCATGGGACTTCATTGCAAGTGATGAGGACGCCCATTACGATCAAGTGTACGATATTGATATCAGCGATTTGGGGCCAACAATCGCAATGCCGGGCAAATTGGATGATACCGTTCCTGTAGAAAAATTGATAGGTACCAAATTCAATAAAGCTTTTGTGGGTACTTGCACCAATGGTAGGTTAGAGGATTTTGCCGCTATGGCAGAGATTATGAAAGGGAAACAAGTTCATAGGGACGTGAATATGATTTTAGTTCCGGCCAGTCAAACAGTTTATTTGGAAGCCCTACGTGCCGGGTATATAGAAACTTTGATAATGGCAGGTGCTGCGGTAGATACGCCAAGCTGTGCTGCATGCGCGGGAATTCATACCGGAGTAGCCGGTGACGGTGATATTGTGTTGAGTGCCGGTAACCGAAATATGACAGGTAGAATGGGAAGTAAAAAAGCGGAAATTTATCTCACCTCTCCAACTGTGGTGGCTGCTTCCTCAATTAAAGGCGAAATTACCGATCCACGTACCTTCGATTTTTAA
- a CDS encoding alpha/beta fold hydrolase, whose amino-acid sequence MGRFLKWQFLIVILLLVFGCKEQSNSKVQTKEIERPKAPRELTVNSSVGGIDIHYTVYGSGNHTLLFVHGWSCDQTYWSEQVDYFKKYHTVVTVDLGGHGKSGTQREDWSIPAFGSDVMDVIQKLDFEELSIIGHSMGVAVAIDAAARTEVPIHTLVGVDYLKAEMKPALEEAIDKRIAPFYANFEGLTRGFVKSMFLPASDSVLVKKIVDDMASTPPEVAVPAMKGLAMKDLNPDFTVLSNKKIERHLINSDRRPITDSYLDSLGFKTHVFEGSGHFLMIEKAGEFNELLSGILVKK is encoded by the coding sequence ATGGGCAGATTTTTAAAATGGCAGTTTCTTATTGTAATCCTATTGCTCGTTTTCGGGTGTAAAGAACAATCAAACTCCAAGGTTCAGACAAAGGAAATAGAACGGCCAAAAGCGCCTCGGGAGCTAACGGTCAATTCTTCCGTTGGTGGTATTGACATTCATTATACGGTTTACGGTAGCGGTAATCACACGCTGCTTTTTGTTCATGGCTGGTCTTGTGACCAAACGTATTGGAGCGAACAAGTGGACTATTTCAAAAAGTACCATACGGTTGTTACGGTTGATTTGGGCGGTCACGGAAAGTCGGGCACCCAGAGAGAAGACTGGTCTATTCCCGCATTTGGTTCTGATGTGATGGACGTAATTCAGAAACTGGATTTTGAAGAGCTGTCCATAATTGGTCATTCCATGGGCGTGGCCGTGGCAATTGATGCTGCAGCGCGAACGGAAGTTCCCATTCATACTTTGGTGGGAGTGGACTATTTGAAAGCTGAAATGAAGCCGGCTCTAGAAGAGGCTATCGACAAAAGAATCGCTCCTTTTTATGCAAATTTTGAAGGCTTGACAAGAGGTTTTGTAAAAAGTATGTTTTTGCCTGCATCAGATTCCGTTTTGGTAAAGAAGATTGTAGATGATATGGCGAGCACTCCACCAGAAGTGGCTGTTCCCGCCATGAAGGGCTTGGCCATGAAAGACCTGAACCCCGATTTCACGGTCTTGTCCAATAAAAAAATCGAAAGACATTTGATAAATTCAGACCGGAGGCCGATAACCGATTCCTATTTGGATTCCTTAGGCTTCAAGACGCACGTGTTTGAAGGGTCGGGTCATTTTTTAATGATTGAAAAGGCAGGGGAGTTCAATGAATTGCTGTCTGGAATACTTGTGAAAAAATAA
- a CDS encoding DUF3108 domain-containing protein: MKHKTIRGYIRYTSKKPERLDEERGREFFTLTTQSDGVLLMDAHCEIDDEPNVIRDVMHAMNVDGSPIDCSVRLTVGDVYEGTGWFRFGENLAECEMYNRKDGRITQKITIEKKVPWLQSHPIVGDALLMKLYDISKGTGKQMIEDFMLTSPDHRGATGPMLFKMKQMSIEYLGEEEITIAAGTFKARHFAVGDTAGSLLEEHPPYHVWVTADEDYLFLKAGAAGYMQTHYELQSVEYFGKEVL; the protein is encoded by the coding sequence ATGAAACACAAAACAATCCGAGGATATATTCGCTACACGAGTAAAAAGCCTGAACGTCTGGATGAGGAACGGGGTAGGGAGTTTTTTACCCTAACCACACAAAGCGATGGGGTTCTCCTTATGGATGCGCATTGTGAGATTGATGATGAACCCAATGTCATACGCGACGTTATGCATGCCATGAATGTAGACGGTTCGCCTATCGATTGCAGTGTAAGGCTTACGGTTGGGGATGTATACGAAGGCACAGGTTGGTTTCGATTTGGTGAAAATCTGGCAGAGTGCGAAATGTACAACCGAAAAGATGGTCGCATTACCCAAAAAATAACAATTGAAAAAAAGGTGCCTTGGCTACAGTCGCACCCTATTGTAGGTGACGCACTCCTGATGAAACTCTATGATATATCAAAAGGAACGGGCAAACAAATGATAGAGGATTTTATGCTTACCTCACCGGACCATCGTGGCGCTACCGGACCCATGCTCTTCAAAATGAAACAAATGAGCATTGAATACCTTGGTGAGGAAGAAATTACGATTGCAGCGGGTACATTTAAAGCTAGGCATTTTGCTGTTGGCGATACGGCCGGAAGCCTTTTAGAGGAACATCCTCCCTATCATGTTTGGGTCACCGCAGACGAGGACTATTTGTTCTTGAAAGCTGGAGCTGCAGGGTATATGCAAACACATTATGAATTGCAGAGCGTTGAATATTTTGGGAAAGAAGTTTTATAA
- a CDS encoding flavin monoamine oxidase family protein translates to MKRRTFISNIGMASAGLALMPTACTKSEDTEILILGGGISGLYLAYMLEKVDKDYILLEGSDRFGGRMFTRTDINRDVGGRGIGDKYAYMLQLIEASGAEMIDITEYMNSPSAIYMNGKLRHPWPEEEVKPASLQYMALGKSDYLKGLDSWYKSPEWDEAYSSFLSRNGLTQEQIDLTNISANYNDIRETSALNAHHSRAFVKYNGSKRVLNFKGGTKAFIDKVVAMLSKPLHANKMVTHIDDQSSGVRVKCQDGSSYRAKKVVSTLPFTTLRDVKMNMAFNENQKKAINTLDYTNITQIHLTHSEEYWKEDGIPMGMWTDTPLERIMNMSALPDETEMACWVNGKGTAFFDKMTEKEIADFTIKTLHKMRPASKGKIEYLGTQNWGKYPYNKGAYIEFGVGQAAWFEDMIKPVGNLYFAGEHTANNNRGMEAAAESAMRVFNELMT, encoded by the coding sequence ATGAAAAGAAGAACCTTTATCTCCAACATAGGCATGGCAAGCGCCGGTTTAGCCCTAATGCCCACTGCATGTACTAAAAGTGAGGATACCGAAATCTTGATTTTGGGCGGAGGCATCTCTGGTCTTTATTTGGCATATATGCTTGAAAAAGTAGATAAGGATTACATATTGCTCGAAGGCAGCGACCGTTTTGGGGGCCGTATGTTCACAAGAACGGATATCAACAGGGATGTTGGCGGGCGAGGTATCGGCGACAAGTATGCCTACATGCTGCAACTCATTGAAGCTTCGGGTGCGGAGATGATAGACATTACCGAGTATATGAATTCGCCATCGGCAATTTATATGAACGGAAAATTACGGCACCCCTGGCCAGAAGAGGAAGTCAAACCGGCTTCACTTCAATATATGGCACTGGGCAAGTCTGATTATTTAAAAGGCTTGGATAGCTGGTACAAATCCCCCGAATGGGATGAAGCTTATAGTAGTTTTTTGAGTAGGAACGGTCTTACGCAAGAACAAATTGATTTAACCAACATTAGCGCCAATTACAACGATATCCGGGAGACTTCCGCATTAAACGCACATCACAGTAGGGCTTTCGTAAAATATAACGGCTCTAAAAGAGTACTTAATTTCAAAGGGGGCACGAAAGCCTTTATTGACAAGGTAGTGGCCATGTTGTCCAAACCATTGCACGCAAATAAAATGGTGACCCATATTGATGACCAATCCAGTGGGGTTAGGGTAAAATGTCAAGACGGTTCATCATATCGAGCTAAAAAAGTGGTTTCGACCTTACCTTTTACTACATTGCGTGATGTAAAAATGAATATGGCTTTTAACGAGAATCAGAAAAAAGCCATAAATACTCTGGACTATACCAATATCACCCAAATTCATTTAACACATAGCGAAGAATATTGGAAGGAAGACGGCATCCCCATGGGAATGTGGACCGATACGCCTCTTGAACGGATTATGAATATGAGTGCACTACCTGATGAGACCGAGATGGCTTGTTGGGTAAACGGAAAAGGGACAGCTTTTTTCGACAAGATGACCGAGAAAGAAATCGCAGACTTTACAATCAAGACCCTACATAAAATGCGTCCGGCATCCAAAGGAAAAATAGAATATTTAGGCACCCAAAACTGGGGAAAATATCCTTACAATAAAGGAGCCTATATTGAATTCGGGGTAGGTCAAGCAGCCTGGTTCGAAGATATGATCAAACCTGTGGGCAATTTATATTTTGCGGGTGAGCATACAGCAAATAATAACCGTGGGATGGAAGCTGCGGCAGAATCCGCGATGCGGGTTTTCAATGAATTGATGACTTAA
- a CDS encoding MFS transporter, which produces MSKRNYKEFKFGWPVILSSTFGIGLGMSPLPFYTIGVFAIPLTKNFGWGMDTVMGGLTVFTLAALVASPLVGYIADKIGARKTALWSLLLFGLTFMAFNFNMGSPILYYFLWGLLAFVGAGTLPMTWTRAINNWFNENRGLALGLSLLGTGIFGAFAKLYAYSLVESLGWKMAYVGVGLLPLLIALPIAYFFFRDTDDPKVADKVAKLRSDIPDHAKGNTAGLTVKEALGDWKFWLLAFCFILISFGVGGPIPNLEPLLGSKGFDAGDAVILASSIGYAVLVGRLLGGYLLDRFWAPAVAFLLLSIPAISCLLLQSTDLTYTNALIAIIILGFGAGVEYDLMAYLVSRYFGMKNYAAIYGFLYGFFAMGAGFGPVVFGKFFAKTGSYDTILGYAAIAFILGSVPLLLLGKYRDFSKKNT; this is translated from the coding sequence TTGTCAAAACGAAATTATAAAGAATTTAAATTTGGGTGGCCGGTCATTTTATCATCAACTTTTGGAATTGGTTTAGGCATGTCTCCCCTCCCTTTTTATACCATAGGTGTTTTTGCCATTCCTTTGACCAAGAATTTTGGTTGGGGCATGGATACCGTAATGGGCGGACTAACTGTATTTACTCTTGCAGCTTTGGTAGCAAGCCCTTTAGTAGGTTACATCGCCGATAAAATCGGCGCACGTAAAACCGCGCTTTGGTCGTTACTATTGTTCGGACTCACATTCATGGCCTTTAATTTTAATATGGGTTCGCCAATTCTTTATTACTTTTTATGGGGGCTTTTGGCCTTTGTAGGTGCTGGAACCTTGCCGATGACCTGGACACGTGCCATTAACAATTGGTTCAATGAAAATAGAGGCTTGGCGTTGGGCCTTTCTCTTTTAGGGACAGGAATATTTGGTGCATTTGCCAAATTATATGCCTATTCATTGGTAGAAAGCTTAGGTTGGAAAATGGCCTATGTAGGTGTAGGCCTTTTACCCTTGTTGATTGCCCTGCCCATTGCTTATTTCTTTTTTAGGGATACCGATGATCCCAAAGTAGCGGACAAGGTGGCCAAACTTCGCAGTGACATCCCTGACCACGCCAAGGGAAATACCGCGGGGCTTACCGTAAAGGAGGCGTTAGGGGATTGGAAATTTTGGTTGTTGGCCTTTTGTTTCATATTGATTTCATTTGGGGTGGGAGGACCTATTCCCAACCTCGAACCCTTATTAGGTTCCAAAGGGTTTGATGCCGGAGATGCGGTGATTTTGGCAAGTTCAATAGGTTACGCTGTTTTGGTAGGCCGCCTTTTGGGCGGTTATTTGCTTGATCGTTTCTGGGCACCAGCCGTAGCTTTTCTATTATTAAGTATTCCCGCAATATCATGCCTTTTGTTACAATCCACAGACTTGACATATACCAATGCACTCATCGCAATTATAATTTTGGGGTTTGGAGCTGGCGTGGAATACGACTTAATGGCCTACCTTGTATCCCGATATTTTGGCATGAAAAACTATGCCGCCATTTACGGATTTCTATATGGTTTCTTTGCAATGGGCGCTGGTTTTGGTCCTGTTGTTTTTGGAAAGTTCTTTGCTAAAACAGGAAGTTATGATACAATTTTAGGATATGCGGCCATTGCCTTTATACTTGGCTCGGTACCGCTGCTACTATTGGGAAAATATCGTGATTTCTCCAAGAAGAATACATGA
- a CDS encoding 2-oxo acid dehydrogenase subunit E2 yields MTELKLPELGEGIESGTVINIMVKVGDMVTMEQSLMEVETDKVVVEVPSDAEGLVAEILVSTGEQVSQGTPIIRLEDGEAKEAIRQEPSEVLAGEPATVTLVKEPEAKMEVVKKSTGKVTVSEVKLPSLGEGIEKGTIIAIHVAEGDTIVAEQTLMEVETDKVVVEVPADFGGEITKVLVNIGDEVSEGTPIVKVSSGASEVSEEESIVPVTEERLVEVKEVAKTEIPAKTKIPMPQTNNVKRNGRFRASPLAKKIAREIGIDIATMPITSGSNRISVKDVKNYAKSLNQNRVSSGVSMTMATLPDLSKWGNIRSEAMTGIMQATSKNMSTSWSNIPHAWLQEKVDITYLEQKRQAHKGAFKEKGSSLTITGILVKVIAKALEDFPIFNASIDTRNSAIVYKDYINVGVAVDSDRGLMVPVLKNANEKSITDISYELGSLAEKVKSKKIAMDELDGGTFTISNLGGIGTSAIFPLVSFPQVAILGVAGSQMEAVHIDGQFQPRLMMPLTIGFDHRIINGADAARFIKHVKTLLEDWFMWNL; encoded by the coding sequence ATGACCGAATTGAAATTACCCGAATTGGGAGAAGGCATCGAAAGCGGCACTGTAATCAATATTATGGTAAAAGTTGGTGATATGGTAACCATGGAACAGTCGCTAATGGAAGTTGAAACGGACAAGGTGGTTGTAGAAGTCCCATCTGATGCCGAAGGCTTGGTTGCCGAAATCTTGGTGAGCACCGGAGAACAAGTGTCACAGGGCACTCCCATTATTCGTTTGGAAGATGGCGAAGCGAAGGAAGCTATTAGGCAAGAACCCTCGGAAGTTTTGGCCGGCGAACCCGCTACCGTGACCTTGGTAAAAGAACCCGAAGCTAAAATGGAAGTGGTTAAAAAATCGACTGGAAAGGTGACTGTTTCGGAAGTAAAACTACCTTCTTTGGGAGAAGGCATCGAAAAAGGTACTATCATAGCCATTCATGTGGCCGAAGGTGATACTATTGTTGCAGAACAAACCTTAATGGAAGTTGAGACCGATAAGGTAGTGGTTGAGGTTCCTGCGGATTTTGGCGGCGAGATAACAAAAGTATTGGTCAATATTGGCGATGAAGTTAGTGAAGGCACTCCGATTGTAAAAGTTTCCAGTGGTGCCTCAGAAGTTTCCGAAGAAGAATCCATCGTTCCTGTAACCGAAGAAAGGCTGGTTGAAGTAAAGGAAGTTGCCAAAACGGAAATTCCTGCCAAAACAAAAATACCAATGCCACAGACAAACAATGTCAAACGCAATGGAAGGTTTAGGGCCTCTCCTTTGGCAAAGAAAATAGCCCGAGAAATCGGGATTGACATTGCAACTATGCCAATAACTTCAGGCAGTAATCGTATTTCGGTAAAGGATGTCAAGAATTATGCGAAGAGCTTAAATCAGAATAGAGTTTCTAGTGGTGTATCAATGACAATGGCCACATTACCCGATTTAAGTAAATGGGGCAATATTCGTAGCGAGGCTATGACGGGCATCATGCAAGCGACGAGCAAGAACATGTCCACTTCATGGAGCAATATTCCACATGCATGGTTGCAAGAAAAAGTTGATATTACTTATTTGGAACAAAAACGCCAAGCCCACAAAGGAGCCTTCAAAGAAAAAGGAAGTTCCTTAACTATTACAGGAATTTTAGTAAAAGTTATAGCGAAAGCACTGGAGGATTTCCCGATTTTCAATGCGAGCATCGATACCAGAAATTCGGCAATCGTTTACAAAGATTATATAAATGTGGGTGTTGCGGTAGATAGTGATAGAGGATTGATGGTTCCAGTCCTGAAAAATGCAAATGAGAAAAGTATCACCGATATTTCCTATGAGTTGGGAAGTTTGGCTGAAAAAGTAAAAAGTAAAAAAATTGCCATGGATGAACTCGATGGCGGAACGTTTACCATTTCCAATCTCGGGGGAATAGGTACAAGTGCCATTTTTCCTTTGGTAAGTTTTCCGCAAGTTGCCATTTTGGGCGTTGCCGGAAGCCAAATGGAAGCCGTTCATATTGATGGGCAGTTTCAACCCAGGTTAATGATGCCTTTGACCATAGGTTTTGACCATAGAATTATCAATGGCGCGGATGCTGCACGATTTATAAAGCATGTAAAAACGCTTTTGGAAGATTGGTTCATGTGGAATTTATAA
- a CDS encoding LolA-like protein, with translation MKRIFLPLLLSLILLFCCKEINTQKTVQKPLTATQIMQKAHEKAGGTFWQKPKSLTLKGYATFYRDGKISKHETHNMWRVFENTKEDAHVANGKVRIESFKDSTPVFIVTFDGKNTYDLSGKQDQSDADNRWASNFGYGAIRHALDEGYTLKLVGDDTVKTKPAYTIQVTDPNKGETFFGIDKEDFKIVKVAFQTPQGWHHRIYSEFFSKDKYSWLQSGRVELFYDDKISNEVYWTDFEVNEKLPDSLFVLQTK, from the coding sequence ATGAAACGAATCTTTCTACCCTTACTATTATCTCTGATTTTACTCTTCTGTTGTAAAGAAATAAACACTCAGAAAACCGTACAAAAACCTTTGACCGCCACGCAGATCATGCAAAAAGCGCATGAAAAAGCAGGGGGTACATTCTGGCAAAAACCCAAAAGTTTGACTTTAAAAGGCTATGCTACTTTTTACAGGGATGGAAAAATAAGTAAACACGAAACACATAATATGTGGCGGGTTTTCGAAAACACCAAAGAAGATGCCCATGTCGCGAACGGCAAAGTACGCATAGAATCTTTTAAAGACTCCACTCCTGTATTTATCGTAACCTTCGACGGAAAAAACACCTACGACCTCAGTGGAAAACAAGACCAATCCGATGCCGATAATCGCTGGGCTTCTAATTTCGGTTATGGTGCCATTCGACATGCCTTAGATGAAGGGTACACTTTAAAACTAGTGGGAGACGATACGGTCAAAACAAAACCGGCTTATACCATACAAGTGACCGACCCCAATAAGGGGGAAACTTTTTTCGGTATCGACAAAGAAGATTTTAAAATCGTTAAAGTAGCTTTTCAAACGCCCCAAGGCTGGCATCATCGCATTTATTCCGAATTCTTTTCAAAGGACAAATATTCATGGTTACAATCAGGGCGTGTGGAATTATTTTACGATGATAAGATTTCCAATGAAGTTTACTGGACCGATTTTGAGGTCAATGAAAAGTTGCCCGATAGTCTATTTGTATTACAAACGAAATAA
- a CDS encoding DUF3598 family protein, whose protein sequence is MKELKLFPKHAGVWEGTYRRIGADGKLIDQWKSRLTCAMLPGRKYHQVNEYMWDDGFKECLDFGVCPFDDDGNLIFENPRLSGKAWETGNSVVLIWEYKHRPGMKLFEQIDLIGNDDHRIRVWKWSDGDVFNGVTMIEERKVCGQDGIDPKFWEELPQKRTNGQESRSDN, encoded by the coding sequence ATGAAAGAATTAAAATTATTTCCGAAACATGCAGGTGTTTGGGAAGGCACCTATAGAAGAATAGGAGCGGACGGAAAATTGATCGACCAATGGAAGAGTAGACTAACATGTGCCATGTTGCCCGGTAGAAAGTACCATCAAGTAAATGAATATATGTGGGATGATGGCTTTAAGGAATGTCTTGATTTTGGGGTTTGTCCTTTTGACGATGACGGCAACCTTATTTTTGAAAACCCTAGATTATCGGGCAAAGCATGGGAAACAGGGAACAGTGTCGTATTAATTTGGGAGTACAAGCACAGACCTGGTATGAAATTGTTCGAGCAAATAGATTTAATCGGAAACGATGACCATCGCATACGTGTCTGGAAATGGTCGGACGGTGATGTTTTCAATGGCGTTACGATGATCGAGGAGCGAAAGGTTTGTGGTCAAGACGGTATTGACCCTAAATTTTGGGAAGAATTGCCCCAAAAAAGAACAAATGGGCAGGAGTCTAGGTCAGATAACTAA